TGGAGATGTTTTTTTATGATTACTTGATGCTAGCCTGTTTATTTTTTTAACTCACTAACTATTTCTGTTAACCTTTGCTCTTTATAATTAGAACTACTGTTAACAGCTACTGATCAAATACATCTAAATAATTTTGTGGTAAAATAAAAAACAAATAAAATAATCTTTGTTGGAAAATTAAAAATGGAACCAAAAACTAAGGGCAAAATAGAAGCTCAAATAAGTGAAGCTATTATCAAGTTTGAAAAAGAATATATGGGACGCGGACCGTCTGAAACGAAAACATATATTATCAAAGACATGATTCTTATTCGCTTAAAAGGAGTGTTAACTCCTGCCGAAGAACAACTTACCAAAACTATTGAAGGTGCGGATCTCGTAAAAAAAACCAGAGTTAAACTTTTGGAAGGCGCAAGAATATTGCTTGAGAAAATCGTGAATACCATTACTAGTTGTCAGATCAAAAGCTTACATAGTGATATAAGCACGAAGACAGGAGAAAGAATAATAGTTTTTTCTCTTGACCAGAATTTAGAAGAGAAGTTAATGAATTGACTTTATCAAACAATGAAGCTAAACTTTAAAAAAAAATTGGAAGACTCTAAATAAAACCCAGCACGTCTGGTAGTTATTAAGTAAGCCAATACTAGTTCATCAAAAATGGACTAGTATTGGCTTTTTTTATTTTAAGGAGGTTTTTTATGAGTAAGCTATGGCAGGAATGGACAATTGCAAACGATATTAAGAACATTTTAGATACTTCTAAAAAAGTTGTTTTCCCAAAAAACAGAGAAGAGATTCTAGAGTTAGCAATGGGTGGAAAGAAAGATATCTTTGAAGTTTCCTATCCAATTGGAAATAATAGAATAGTACCGGAAGCAACCGTTTTCAAATGCAAAAATGGATTAGCTGTAAATTATAAAGAAAAATATATGCGGAGAAGAGATCCTGATTGTATGTTAATTGGAGACAATCAGGAAACTGACAAAACACGTTTTGCCGATGTATTCAATTTCCCCTTTGAAAAAACGAGAGCAGAAACTTTTGACTGGTTAAAAAATCAGGAATTAATCCTAATAGCTATTAATATTGGGGGAATCAGGTCCATACATAAGGGATTATTAATCGCTCCCGCTAACGCAGGCTTTTTTGTCGGTGCGCTCGCTGATTTACAGGGATTTATTAATCCAGAGGATATTCCTGTGGATTTTAATCCTAAAGCAATTGTTTATTTAGCTCCGCCGTTTAGACATACGCATTTTAACGGCAAACAAATAGTAGTTCATAACCGAATTAATAGACTGCATGAGATATTTTCATATAACTTATATCCCGGACCCAGTGCAAAAAAAGGCATTTATGGCGTTTTATTGCAGATCGGCGAGGAAGAAAACTGGCTGACACTGCATAGTTCAACTGTTCAGGTTGTAACACCCTACGATAATATAACCACTATTCTGCATGAGGGAGCAAGCGGCGGTGGAAAAAGTGAAATGCTGGAACATGCCCACCGGGAAGAAGATGGAAGATTGTTATTAGGCAGGAACCAAATTTCAAATAAAAACTTTTATCTTACGCTGAATCAATCATGCAAATTAATGCCCGTTACTGATGATATGGCATTATCGATTGATTCACCAAGTCACGAGAATAGTAAGAAACTATTTGTATATGATGCCGAAGAAGGCTGGTTTATCAGGCTAAACCACATAACTGCTTACGGAACAGATTTAACACTGGAAAACTTAACCATTCATCCCGAAAAACCTTTAATTTTTTTAAATATCGCCGGAGTTCCAAATGCCACAGCACTAATATGGGAACATATAGAAGACTCACCCGACAAGCCCTGTCCTAATCCTCGG
Above is a window of Candidatus Margulisiibacteriota bacterium DNA encoding:
- a CDS encoding DUF4914 domain-containing protein, whose translation is MSKLWQEWTIANDIKNILDTSKKVVFPKNREEILELAMGGKKDIFEVSYPIGNNRIVPEATVFKCKNGLAVNYKEKYMRRRDPDCMLIGDNQETDKTRFADVFNFPFEKTRAETFDWLKNQELILIAINIGGIRSIHKGLLIAPANAGFFVGALADLQGFINPEDIPVDFNPKAIVYLAPPFRHTHFNGKQIVVHNRINRLHEIFSYNLYPGPSAKKGIYGVLLQIGEEENWLTLHSSTVQVVTPYDNITTILHEGASGGGKSEMLEHAHREEDGRLLLGRNQISNKNFYLTLNQSCKLMPVTDDMALSIDSPSHENSKKLFVYDAEEGWFIRLNHITAYGTDLTLENLTIHPEKPLIFLNIAGVPNATALIWEHIEDSPDKPCPNPRVILPRHFIKDVVNTPVEVDFRSFGVRTPFCSEANPSYGIIGMFHILPPALAWLWRLVSPRGDSNPSITKGDGLTSEGVGSYWPFATGKFTKHANLLLKQIIDTSQTRHVLFANQNIGSWKVSFMPQWISREYLARRGVAKFHKEQLVPCRCQLLGYAPQQMRIEGTLVPEYFFQVEKQAEVGLVAYDKGVDLLSNFFKSELSNYLNEDLDILGKKIIECCLNNGSLEDYEKLIPMTL